In one Lycium barbarum isolate Lr01 chromosome 7, ASM1917538v2, whole genome shotgun sequence genomic region, the following are encoded:
- the LOC132604405 gene encoding uncharacterized protein LOC132604405 isoform X3, with translation MLLLCIKIDKLEPMTYKPEDKDDSKFKLGSHLPENYQTLVEFLELLWYGTWKIRDYIIEVWNRENKPKAEGKRKGQLFPATFAIFIKFLKCLMKIVLSVLGIVKLQLFSYQFGEKIRLKVLVKDTTQATNVNPEEVPPDHESQSDCQYDRENPPIKGECINMHIPQLKLAAGKSNGKLFPPNYTIFIEFLKCLMKIVLIVLCIGLQRIKILEETKKKHTRAFQIMKLMIEKEERYKYVLYQSHAEKPEDRDHHSQVLAPPTEPPLIVEDDNKKDKDQSKTAATKQSPTSSTDEKKKDDHKSELSKPTKETPLLEEASRMGIVEMVEKNLKIFPTGIQDTDCKELSKPTKETPLLVASRMGIVEMVKEILKNFPIAIQDTDSEEKNLLLLAIKHRQTEVYNWLIGEKYPEHVFYQVDKKGNNAVHQAATFQKLDVWRIPGSALQVEGEGKWYKYVLHTLPPHSYVRYNKKGQTPREVYIETHAKLLKDGTEWLHKIGKSYSVVATLFTTVAFATAATIPGGPDEFGHPHFQNQPAFDVFCISSLVSLCFSVMALVFFLAILTSKCEHDDFEKDLPRKLLIALTSLFVSVCAILVSFCAAYSFVLGDKFKNKAFLIYGATCIPVVFLAFNQFPLYVDLICTSKELPSRNYKDDPNW, from the exons ATGCTGTTATTGT GCATAAAAATCGATAAGCTAGAGCCAATGACATATAAACCTGAAGACAAAGACGACTCAAAATTTAAACTCGGTAGTCATCTCCCAGAGAACTACCAAACACTGGTGGAGTTCTTGGAACTACTTTGGTATGGGACTTGGAAAATTCGAG ATTATATTATTGAAGTCTGGAATCGAGAAAACAAGCCTAAAG CTGAAGGGAAGAGAAAGGGCCAGTTGTTCCCAGCCACTTTCGCCATCTTTATCAAGTTTCTCAAATGTCTAATGAAGATTGTGCTAAGTGTATTGGGTATTgttaagttgcaacttttctcatatcaatttggtgaaaaaatacgtCTTAAAGTGTTGGTCAAAG ATACTACTCAAGCAACTAATGTGAATCCAGAGGAGGTGCCTCCAG ACCATGAAAGTCAAAGTGATTGTCAATATGATCGCGAGAATCCTCCGATTAAAGGTGAATGCATAAACATGCATATACCGCAATTGAAACTAG CTGCAGGGAAGAGTAACGGCAAGTTGTTTCCACCCAATTACACCATCTTTATCGAGTTTCTCAAATGTCTAATGAAGATTGTACTAATTGTATTGTGTATTG GACTCCAAAGGATTAAAATATTAGAGGAAACAAAAAAGAAACATACAAGGGCATTTCAAATTATGAAGTTGATGATTGAGAAAGAAGAACGTTACAAATACGTACTCTATCAAAGTCATGCGGAAAAGCCAGAAGATAGGGACCACCATAGTCAAGTCCTTGCACCTCCTACAGAACCTCCCCTAATAGTTGAGGATGATAATAAAAAGGACAAAGACCAGAGTAAGACTGCAGCGACCAAGCAATCACCAACTTCAAGCACAGATGAGAAAAAGAAAGATGATCACAAGTCCG AGTTGTCCAAGCCAACCAAGGAGACACCCTTATTAGAGGAGGCATCAAGGATGGGTATTGTAGAGATGGTAGAGAAGAACCTTAAAATTTTCCCAACAGGCATTCAAGATACGGACTGTAAAGAGTTGTCCAAACCGACCAAGGAGACACCCTTATTAGTGGCATCAAGGATGGGTATTGTAGAGATGGTAAAGGAGATCCTTAAAAATTTCCCAATAGCCATTCAAGATACCGACTCTGAAGAGAAGAACCTACTGCTTTTGGCTATAAAGCATAGGCAAACAGAGGTCTATAATTGGTTAATAGGAGAAAAGTATCCAGAGCACGTGTTTTATCAGGTGGATAAAAAAGGAAACAATGCAGTGCACCAAGCTGCAACGTTCCAGAAGCTGGATGTGTGGCGCATCCCTGGTTCCGCTCTACAGGTGGAAGGCGAAGGGAAGTGGTACAAG TATGTCCTGCACACTTTGCCACCACATTCATATGTTCGTTATAACAAGAAAGGTCAGACACCAAGAGAGGTCTACATAGAGACGCATGCGAAGTTACTCAAAGATGGAACTGAATGGCTCCACAAAATCGGCAAATCATACTCTGTCGTTGCCACACTGTTTACTACAGTTGCATTTGCTACAGCTGCCACAATCCCAGGCGGGCCCGATGAGTTTGGCCATCCACACTTTCAAAATCAACCTGCTTTTGACGTGTTTTGTATATCATCACTTGTTTCTCTTTGCTTCTCAGTCATGGCCCTGGTGTTTTTCTTAGCTATCCTCACATCTAAATGCGAACACGATGATTTCGAGAAAGATTTACCAAGAAAGTTGCTCATTGCATTAACTTCGCTCTTTGTATCAGTATGTGCTATCTTGGTCTCATTCTGTGCTGCGTATTCCTTTGTCCTCGGGGATAAATTCAAGAATAAGGCATTTCTAATATACGGGGCAACATGCATACCTGTGGTGTTTTTAGCATTTAATCAATTCCCTCTCTATGTTGATCTCATATGTACATCCAAAGAGCTACCAAGTCGTAACTATAAGGATGATCCAAACTGGTAG
- the LOC132604405 gene encoding uncharacterized protein LOC132604405 isoform X1, translating to MIDHIPQEDRLGILKQKNEKGNTPLHLAAELGIVPIIECLVNPEDPTLIRETNSKGETPLFITAYRGKLQAFLYLHKCVQDENGEGPIELCRRKDGDNILHAAISGEYFEVAFQIIHYYPPLVNYYNVEGMSPLHFLSRMPQVFKSGSHFRFIDSIIYYSIKIDKLEPMTYKPEDKDDSKFKLGSHLPENYQTLVEFLELLWYGTWKIRDYIIEVWNRENKPKAEGKRKGQLFPATFAIFIKFLKCLMKIVLSVLGIVKLQLFSYQFGEKIRLKVLVKDTTQATNVNPEEVPPDHESQSDCQYDRENPPIKGECINMHIPQLKLAAGKSNGKLFPPNYTIFIEFLKCLMKIVLIVLCIGLQRIKILEETKKKHTRAFQIMKLMIEKEERYKYVLYQSHAEKPEDRDHHSQVLAPPTEPPLIVEDDNKKDKDQSKTAATKQSPTSSTDEKKKDDHKSELSKPTKETPLLEEASRMGIVEMVEKNLKIFPTGIQDTDCKELSKPTKETPLLVASRMGIVEMVKEILKNFPIAIQDTDSEEKNLLLLAIKHRQTEVYNWLIGEKYPEHVFYQVDKKGNNAVHQAATFQKLDVWRIPGSALQVEGEGKWYKYVLHTLPPHSYVRYNKKGQTPREVYIETHAKLLKDGTEWLHKIGKSYSVVATLFTTVAFATAATIPGGPDEFGHPHFQNQPAFDVFCISSLVSLCFSVMALVFFLAILTSKCEHDDFEKDLPRKLLIALTSLFVSVCAILVSFCAAYSFVLGDKFKNKAFLIYGATCIPVVFLAFNQFPLYVDLICTSKELPSRNYKDDPNW from the exons ATGATTGATCACATACCACAGGAAGATCGACTAGGTATCTTAAAACAGAAGAATGAAAAAGGGAACACACCTCTTCACCTTGCAGCAGAACTCGGAATTGTCCCGATTATTGAGTGTTTGGTAAACCCAGAAGACCCTACTCTCATCCGGGAGACCAATTCAAAAGGTGAAACCCCCTTATTCATAACTGCTTATCGTGGTAAGCTACAAGCTTTTCTCTACCTACATAAGTGTGTTCAAGATGAAAACGGAGAAGGTCCAATTGAACTTTGTAGAAGGAAAGATGGGGATAACATTCTACACGCCGCCATCTCTGGCGAGTACTTTG AGGTGGCTTTTCAGATAATACATTACTATCCGCCACTTGTCAACTACTACAACGTAGAGGGCATGTCTCCTCTACACTTTCTTTCCAGGATGCCTCAAGTATTCAAAAGTGGCAGCCATTTTCGGTTCATAGATAGCATTATCTACTACA GCATAAAAATCGATAAGCTAGAGCCAATGACATATAAACCTGAAGACAAAGACGACTCAAAATTTAAACTCGGTAGTCATCTCCCAGAGAACTACCAAACACTGGTGGAGTTCTTGGAACTACTTTGGTATGGGACTTGGAAAATTCGAG ATTATATTATTGAAGTCTGGAATCGAGAAAACAAGCCTAAAG CTGAAGGGAAGAGAAAGGGCCAGTTGTTCCCAGCCACTTTCGCCATCTTTATCAAGTTTCTCAAATGTCTAATGAAGATTGTGCTAAGTGTATTGGGTATTgttaagttgcaacttttctcatatcaatttggtgaaaaaatacgtCTTAAAGTGTTGGTCAAAG ATACTACTCAAGCAACTAATGTGAATCCAGAGGAGGTGCCTCCAG ACCATGAAAGTCAAAGTGATTGTCAATATGATCGCGAGAATCCTCCGATTAAAGGTGAATGCATAAACATGCATATACCGCAATTGAAACTAG CTGCAGGGAAGAGTAACGGCAAGTTGTTTCCACCCAATTACACCATCTTTATCGAGTTTCTCAAATGTCTAATGAAGATTGTACTAATTGTATTGTGTATTG GACTCCAAAGGATTAAAATATTAGAGGAAACAAAAAAGAAACATACAAGGGCATTTCAAATTATGAAGTTGATGATTGAGAAAGAAGAACGTTACAAATACGTACTCTATCAAAGTCATGCGGAAAAGCCAGAAGATAGGGACCACCATAGTCAAGTCCTTGCACCTCCTACAGAACCTCCCCTAATAGTTGAGGATGATAATAAAAAGGACAAAGACCAGAGTAAGACTGCAGCGACCAAGCAATCACCAACTTCAAGCACAGATGAGAAAAAGAAAGATGATCACAAGTCCG AGTTGTCCAAGCCAACCAAGGAGACACCCTTATTAGAGGAGGCATCAAGGATGGGTATTGTAGAGATGGTAGAGAAGAACCTTAAAATTTTCCCAACAGGCATTCAAGATACGGACTGTAAAGAGTTGTCCAAACCGACCAAGGAGACACCCTTATTAGTGGCATCAAGGATGGGTATTGTAGAGATGGTAAAGGAGATCCTTAAAAATTTCCCAATAGCCATTCAAGATACCGACTCTGAAGAGAAGAACCTACTGCTTTTGGCTATAAAGCATAGGCAAACAGAGGTCTATAATTGGTTAATAGGAGAAAAGTATCCAGAGCACGTGTTTTATCAGGTGGATAAAAAAGGAAACAATGCAGTGCACCAAGCTGCAACGTTCCAGAAGCTGGATGTGTGGCGCATCCCTGGTTCCGCTCTACAGGTGGAAGGCGAAGGGAAGTGGTACAAG TATGTCCTGCACACTTTGCCACCACATTCATATGTTCGTTATAACAAGAAAGGTCAGACACCAAGAGAGGTCTACATAGAGACGCATGCGAAGTTACTCAAAGATGGAACTGAATGGCTCCACAAAATCGGCAAATCATACTCTGTCGTTGCCACACTGTTTACTACAGTTGCATTTGCTACAGCTGCCACAATCCCAGGCGGGCCCGATGAGTTTGGCCATCCACACTTTCAAAATCAACCTGCTTTTGACGTGTTTTGTATATCATCACTTGTTTCTCTTTGCTTCTCAGTCATGGCCCTGGTGTTTTTCTTAGCTATCCTCACATCTAAATGCGAACACGATGATTTCGAGAAAGATTTACCAAGAAAGTTGCTCATTGCATTAACTTCGCTCTTTGTATCAGTATGTGCTATCTTGGTCTCATTCTGTGCTGCGTATTCCTTTGTCCTCGGGGATAAATTCAAGAATAAGGCATTTCTAATATACGGGGCAACATGCATACCTGTGGTGTTTTTAGCATTTAATCAATTCCCTCTCTATGTTGATCTCATATGTACATCCAAAGAGCTACCAAGTCGTAACTATAAGGATGATCCAAACTGGTAG
- the LOC132604405 gene encoding uncharacterized protein LOC132604405 isoform X2: MIDHIPQEDRLGILKQKNEKGNTPLHLAAELGIVPIIECLVNPEDPTLIRETNSKGETPLFITAYRGKLQAFLYLHKCVQDENGEGPIELCRRKDGDNILHAAISGEYFEVAFQIIHYYPPLVNYYNVEGMSPLHFLSRMPQVFKSGSHFRFIDSIIYYSIKIDKLEPMTYKPEDKDDSKFKLGSHLPENYQTLVEFLELLWYGTWKIRDYIIEVWNRENKPKAEGKRKGQLFPATFAIFIKFLKCLMKIVLSVLDTTQATNVNPEEVPPDHESQSDCQYDRENPPIKGECINMHIPQLKLAAGKSNGKLFPPNYTIFIEFLKCLMKIVLIVLCIGLQRIKILEETKKKHTRAFQIMKLMIEKEERYKYVLYQSHAEKPEDRDHHSQVLAPPTEPPLIVEDDNKKDKDQSKTAATKQSPTSSTDEKKKDDHKSELSKPTKETPLLEEASRMGIVEMVEKNLKIFPTGIQDTDCKELSKPTKETPLLVASRMGIVEMVKEILKNFPIAIQDTDSEEKNLLLLAIKHRQTEVYNWLIGEKYPEHVFYQVDKKGNNAVHQAATFQKLDVWRIPGSALQVEGEGKWYKYVLHTLPPHSYVRYNKKGQTPREVYIETHAKLLKDGTEWLHKIGKSYSVVATLFTTVAFATAATIPGGPDEFGHPHFQNQPAFDVFCISSLVSLCFSVMALVFFLAILTSKCEHDDFEKDLPRKLLIALTSLFVSVCAILVSFCAAYSFVLGDKFKNKAFLIYGATCIPVVFLAFNQFPLYVDLICTSKELPSRNYKDDPNW; the protein is encoded by the exons ATGATTGATCACATACCACAGGAAGATCGACTAGGTATCTTAAAACAGAAGAATGAAAAAGGGAACACACCTCTTCACCTTGCAGCAGAACTCGGAATTGTCCCGATTATTGAGTGTTTGGTAAACCCAGAAGACCCTACTCTCATCCGGGAGACCAATTCAAAAGGTGAAACCCCCTTATTCATAACTGCTTATCGTGGTAAGCTACAAGCTTTTCTCTACCTACATAAGTGTGTTCAAGATGAAAACGGAGAAGGTCCAATTGAACTTTGTAGAAGGAAAGATGGGGATAACATTCTACACGCCGCCATCTCTGGCGAGTACTTTG AGGTGGCTTTTCAGATAATACATTACTATCCGCCACTTGTCAACTACTACAACGTAGAGGGCATGTCTCCTCTACACTTTCTTTCCAGGATGCCTCAAGTATTCAAAAGTGGCAGCCATTTTCGGTTCATAGATAGCATTATCTACTACA GCATAAAAATCGATAAGCTAGAGCCAATGACATATAAACCTGAAGACAAAGACGACTCAAAATTTAAACTCGGTAGTCATCTCCCAGAGAACTACCAAACACTGGTGGAGTTCTTGGAACTACTTTGGTATGGGACTTGGAAAATTCGAG ATTATATTATTGAAGTCTGGAATCGAGAAAACAAGCCTAAAG CTGAAGGGAAGAGAAAGGGCCAGTTGTTCCCAGCCACTTTCGCCATCTTTATCAAGTTTCTCAAATGTCTAATGAAGATTGTGCTAAGTGTATTGG ATACTACTCAAGCAACTAATGTGAATCCAGAGGAGGTGCCTCCAG ACCATGAAAGTCAAAGTGATTGTCAATATGATCGCGAGAATCCTCCGATTAAAGGTGAATGCATAAACATGCATATACCGCAATTGAAACTAG CTGCAGGGAAGAGTAACGGCAAGTTGTTTCCACCCAATTACACCATCTTTATCGAGTTTCTCAAATGTCTAATGAAGATTGTACTAATTGTATTGTGTATTG GACTCCAAAGGATTAAAATATTAGAGGAAACAAAAAAGAAACATACAAGGGCATTTCAAATTATGAAGTTGATGATTGAGAAAGAAGAACGTTACAAATACGTACTCTATCAAAGTCATGCGGAAAAGCCAGAAGATAGGGACCACCATAGTCAAGTCCTTGCACCTCCTACAGAACCTCCCCTAATAGTTGAGGATGATAATAAAAAGGACAAAGACCAGAGTAAGACTGCAGCGACCAAGCAATCACCAACTTCAAGCACAGATGAGAAAAAGAAAGATGATCACAAGTCCG AGTTGTCCAAGCCAACCAAGGAGACACCCTTATTAGAGGAGGCATCAAGGATGGGTATTGTAGAGATGGTAGAGAAGAACCTTAAAATTTTCCCAACAGGCATTCAAGATACGGACTGTAAAGAGTTGTCCAAACCGACCAAGGAGACACCCTTATTAGTGGCATCAAGGATGGGTATTGTAGAGATGGTAAAGGAGATCCTTAAAAATTTCCCAATAGCCATTCAAGATACCGACTCTGAAGAGAAGAACCTACTGCTTTTGGCTATAAAGCATAGGCAAACAGAGGTCTATAATTGGTTAATAGGAGAAAAGTATCCAGAGCACGTGTTTTATCAGGTGGATAAAAAAGGAAACAATGCAGTGCACCAAGCTGCAACGTTCCAGAAGCTGGATGTGTGGCGCATCCCTGGTTCCGCTCTACAGGTGGAAGGCGAAGGGAAGTGGTACAAG TATGTCCTGCACACTTTGCCACCACATTCATATGTTCGTTATAACAAGAAAGGTCAGACACCAAGAGAGGTCTACATAGAGACGCATGCGAAGTTACTCAAAGATGGAACTGAATGGCTCCACAAAATCGGCAAATCATACTCTGTCGTTGCCACACTGTTTACTACAGTTGCATTTGCTACAGCTGCCACAATCCCAGGCGGGCCCGATGAGTTTGGCCATCCACACTTTCAAAATCAACCTGCTTTTGACGTGTTTTGTATATCATCACTTGTTTCTCTTTGCTTCTCAGTCATGGCCCTGGTGTTTTTCTTAGCTATCCTCACATCTAAATGCGAACACGATGATTTCGAGAAAGATTTACCAAGAAAGTTGCTCATTGCATTAACTTCGCTCTTTGTATCAGTATGTGCTATCTTGGTCTCATTCTGTGCTGCGTATTCCTTTGTCCTCGGGGATAAATTCAAGAATAAGGCATTTCTAATATACGGGGCAACATGCATACCTGTGGTGTTTTTAGCATTTAATCAATTCCCTCTCTATGTTGATCTCATATGTACATCCAAAGAGCTACCAAGTCGTAACTATAAGGATGATCCAAACTGGTAG